A portion of the Micromonospora tarapacensis genome contains these proteins:
- a CDS encoding acyl carrier protein: MSDIDDAEIRTALRKALGEVLDRDLAEIDDGTRLFGDLGLDSTSVIELLMALEDSVGVQVDPEELTAEVFDTVGTLTTYVSTCLAAPEPAN, from the coding sequence ATGTCCGACATCGACGACGCCGAGATCCGTACCGCGCTGCGGAAGGCCCTCGGTGAGGTCCTGGACCGCGACCTTGCCGAGATCGACGACGGCACCCGGCTCTTCGGCGACCTGGGCCTCGACTCCACGAGCGTCATCGAACTGCTGATGGCGCTGGAGGACTCGGTGGGCGTGCAGGTCGATCCGGAGGAGCTGACCGCGGAGGTGTTCGACACCGTCGGCACGCTGACCACCTACGTCAGCACCTGCCTGGCAGCGCCCGAGCCGGCGAACTGA